In the Dama dama isolate Ldn47 chromosome 13, ASM3311817v1, whole genome shotgun sequence genome, one interval contains:
- the MINAR1 gene encoding major intrinsically disordered Notch2-binding receptor 1: METNQETSLFLVKILEELDSKQNTVSYQDLCKSLCARFDLSQLAKLRSVLFYTACLDPNFPATLFKDKMKCAVNNQQSKKIMVAADIVTIFNLIQMNGGAAKEKLPGGQQKMRKKDASFDSCRSDTEICSVAECEPLNCELSDRPFSRGYPSRQSSKCRKVDCKDCPQFIPASEPDFLLGVSKDVKNRAASLDRLQALAPYSVASPQPCEMQRTYFPMNLESESMSDQDSLPLPQGIKQNFISNDEPFVVQSCVQKRNIFKEDFHNLMAVSPGLASPANKAEGERRKSQARKESHKTPFPHHSFEMPYSSQYLNPEYSPVPDKRRAKHESLDDLQASTYFGPTPVMGTQEARRCPGKSGKQTPWPAKSWSLNTEEVPDFERSFFNRNPSEEKLRYPNSNSQTPNFPTPDRCPAYLTPQDQQPILPVGYSAKPNGLKSKEIPPPVDLEKHEPVKKFKDKSISCASGQLSSDTSSVGTQTDLHVLEPKTGKDLCTPGQGKYSDRHAVKHSDDDSEVVSDDISDIFRFLDDMSISGSTGVMQSSCYNSTGSLSQLHKSDCDSSPEHHLTRITNGLPGGQGEKGSRPENSHHSEEELKTSVCKLVLRIGEIERKLESLSGVREEISQVLGKLNKLDQKMQQPEKVSVQIDLNSLTSEAPSDESASPRMFRAHKGAHGPKLENTADWCCSDASGSNSESLRVQALKKSLFTRPSSRSLTEENSATESKIASISNSPRDWRTITYSNRMGISEEEIKERGPGDSKDWHRKSKEADRQYDIPPQHRLPKQPKDGFLVEQVFSPHPYPASLKAHMKSNPLYTDMRLTELAEVKRGQPSWTIEEYARNSGDKGKLTALDLQTQESLNPNNLEYWMEDIYTPGYDSLLKRKEAEFRRAKVCKIAALIAAAACTVILVIVVPICTMKS; the protein is encoded by the exons ATGGAGACCAACCAGGAAACGTCCCTCTTCTTGGTGAAGATCTTGGAGGAATTAGACAGCAAGCAAAATACTGTCTCCTACCAGGACCTCTGCAAATCCTTGTGTGCCCGCTTTGATCTGTCCCAGCTTGCCAAACTGAGAAGTGTGCTCTTCTATACAGCCTGTCTTGACCCCAACTTCCCAGCCACGTTATTCAAAGACAAGATGAAATGCGCTGTAAACAACCAGCAGTCCAAGAAAATCATGGTGGCTGCGGACATCGTGACCATATTCAACCTGATCCAGATGAATGGGGGCGCCGCCAAGGAGAAGCTGCCTGGAGGCCAGCAGAAGATGCGCAAGAAAGATGCCTCTTTTGACTCATGCCGCTCAGACACAGAGATCTGCAGCGTGGCCGAGTGCGAGCCCCTCAACTGTGAGCTGAGTGACAGGCCTTTCAGCCGGGGCTACCCCAGCCGCCAGTCATCCAAGTGCAGAAAGGTGGACTGCAAGGACTGTCCACAGTTCATTCCTGCCTCTGAACCTGACTTCCTGCTGGGGGTcagcaaagatgtgaaaaaccgGGCAGCTTCCCTGGACAGGCTGCAGGCTCTGGCCCCATACTCGGTGGCCAGCCCTCAGCCCTGCGAGATGCAGAGAACCTACTTCCCCATGAACCTCGAGAGCGAGTCCATGTCTGATCAGGactccctgcctctcccccagGGCATCAAGCAGAACTTCATCTCGAACGACGAGCCCTTCGTGGTCCAGTCCTGTGTCCAGAAAAGGAACATCTTCAAAGAGGACTTTCACAACCTGATGGCTGTGTCCCCTGGGTTGGCCAGCCCGGCCAACAAGGCCGAGGGCGAGCGCAGGAAGTCCCAGGCCCGCAAGGAGTCCCACAAGACGCCCTTCCCCCACCACAGCTTTGAGATGCCCTATAGCAGCCAGTACCTGAACCCCGAGTACTCCCCAGTTCCTGACAAGAGGCGGGCAAAGCACGAGAGCTTAGATGACCTTCAAGCCTCCACATATTTTGGACCCACTCCAGTGATGGGGACCCAGGAGGCCCGGCGCTGTCCTGGCAAATCAGGCAAGCAGACCCCCTGGCCGGCCAAAAGCTGGAGCCTCAACACCGAAGAAGTTCCTGACTTTGAGCGGTCCTTTTTCAACAGAAACCCCTCCGAGGAGAAGCTCCGTTATCCAAATTCCAACAGTCAGACACCCAACTTCCCAACCCCGGACAGATGCCCCGCTTACCTGACACCACAGGATCAGCAGCCCATCCTCCCAGTCGGCTACTCAGCAAAGCCCAATGGGCTCAAATCTAAAGAGATCCCACCCCCTGTGGACCTGGAGAAGCACGAACCAGTCAAAAAGTTTAAAGACAAGAGCATCAGCTGTGCCAGCGGGCAGCTGAGCTCAGACACCAGCAGCGTGGGCACCCAGACTGACCTGCACGTGCTGGAGCCCAAAACAGGCAAGGACCTGTGCACTCCTGGGCAGGGCAAGTACAGCGACCGGCATGCCGTGAAGCATTCTGATGATGACTCGGAAGTGGTCAGTGATGACATCAGCGACATCTTCCGGTTTCTTGACGACATGAGCATCAGTGGCTCGACGGGGGTCATGCAGTCATCCTGTTACAACAGCACGGGGTCCCTATCTCAGCTTCATAAGTCAGACTGTGACAGTTCGCCAGAGCACCACCTCACCAGAATCACCAATGGGCTCCCCGGCGGCCAAGGGGAGAAGGGCAGCCGGCCAGAAAACAGCCACCACTCAGAAGAGGAGCTGAAGACCAGCGTGTGCAAGCTGGTGCTCAGGATCGGGGAGATTGAACGGAAGCTCGAGTCACTGTCGGGTGTACGTGAGGAGATCTCCCAGGTCCTGGGCAAGCTCAATAAACTAGACCAGAAGATGCAGCAGCCCGAGAAGGTGAGCGTGCAGATCGACCTCAATTCTCTGACCAGTGAGGCTCCATCTGACGAGAGTGCCTCTCCCCGGATGTTCCGTGCCCACAAGGGTGCCCATGGGCCCAAGCTAGAGAACACAGCTGACTGGTGCTGCTCAGATGCCAGTGGGAGCAACAGCGAAAGCCTTCGTGTCCAGGCCTTAAAAAAAAGCCTCTTCACCAGGCCGTCTTCCAGGTCCCTGACGGAGGAGAACAGCGCCACAGAATCCAAGATTGCCAGCATCTCCAACTCACCCAGGGACTGGCGCACCATCACTTACTCCAACCGCATGGGCATCAGCGAGGAGGAGATCAAAGAGCGAGGTCCTGGAGACAGTAAAGACTGGCATCGGAAGTCTAAAGAG GCAGACAGGCAGTACGACATCCCCCCGCAGCACCGCCTGCCCAAGCAGCCCAAGGACGGCTTCCTGGTGGAGCAGGTGTTCAGCCCTCACCCCTACCCCGCCTCTCTCAAGGCCCACATGAAGAGCAACCCTCTGTACACAGACATGCGGCTCACAGAGCTGGCAGAGGTGAAGCGGGGCCAGCCTTCCTGGACCATCGAGGAGTATGCACGCAATTCGGGTGACAAGGGCAAGCTGACAGCCCTGGACCTGCAG ACTCAAGAATCTTTAAATCCAAACAACTTAGAGTATTGGATGGAAGACATTTATACTCCGGGCTACGACTCATTGCTAAAACGGAAAGAAGCTGAATTCAGACGAGCCAAGGTCTGCAAGATAGCGGCTCTGATTGCTGCGGCTGCGTGCACGGTCATTCTGGTGATCGTTGTGCCCATCTGCACGATGAAATCATGA